AATGGCAGCACCATCAACAAGGGCTGGTGAGGATGACTCGCCGGCCCTTGTGTTTGAGGCGTTTCGCAGCTATCGACAGAGCGTCGAATACCCAAGACGGGTGTGACCGCTATCAACGTCCATCACCCCGCTCAGCACACCAGACATCTTTTGACAGCCGCTCTCGCATCTCCGGGGGCAACACGTCGCGCGTGAAAACCGGTTCGACAATACCCGCCTTGCGCTGCGCCTGATAGTCTCGCCACGCGATCAACACATACTTCATCAGCATGCCGATGGCGAACAGATTGATGAATGCCATCAAAGCGGTGCCGACGTCCGCAAAGCTCCATACCAACGGCAGGCTGGCGACGGAGCCAAGCATCACCGCGAGCAGCACCAGTGCACGAAAGATATTGAGCAACCACGGACGTTGTGTCAGGTAGTCCATGTTGACTTCGGCATACGCATAGTTGCCCAGTACGCTCGAGTATGCGAGGAAGAATACGGTGATCCCTGTGAAGACGACCGCCCAGTTGCCCACGTGTGCCGCCAGCGAGCGTTGCGTAAGTACGGCCCCTTCCGGCGCGGCGCCTGGGATGAACTCGCCGGAGAGCAGAATCATGAATGCCGTGGCCGAGCACACCACAATTGTGTCGAAGAATACGCCGAGCATTTGCATCAACCCTTGCTGCACCGGGTGCCGGGTCGTCGCCACCGCCGCCGCGTTGGGCGCGCTGCCCATGCCCGCCTCATTGGAGAACAGACCGCGCTTCACCCCCATCAACACCGCCTGACTCACCGCATATCCGGCAATACCGCCCACGGCAGGCTCAAGCCCGAAGGCGTGCCGCAGGATCATCGAAATCATGCCCGGGATCTGATCGATATTGACGATACAGATGTACACGGCGAGCCCGAGATAGGCTATCGCCAATACCGGAACGATCCATTGCGCAAAACGCGCGACGCGTCGCACACCGCCATAGATGATCGGTGCCGTCATCAACACCAGCGCGATGCCGATCCATGTGCGCTCCCATCCGAACGACGCCTCCAGCGCCTCGGCAATCGAGTGCGACTGCACCGAGTTGAGCGCGAATCCGAATGTGAAGAGCAACGCCAGCGCAAAGACGATGCCGAACTTGCGCGAGCCGAGGCCAAGCTGGATGTAGTAAGCGGGACCGCCACGGAAGGTATTGTCGTGCCATGAGATCTTGAAGATCTGCGCCAGCGTCGACTCGACGAAGGCCGACGCCATGCCGAGCAGCGCGGTCAT
The Pandoraea pulmonicola DNA segment above includes these coding regions:
- a CDS encoding alanine/glycine:cation symporter family protein produces the protein MEGWLKPIVDTVGGVLSGYPLIVVLLGAGLYFTLRFGGIQVRALWHSVCLLRISGGTSGISPFQAFATGLASRVGTGNIAGVAVALTIGGPGAIFWMWMTALLGMASAFVESTLAQIFKISWHDNTFRGGPAYYIQLGLGSRKFGIVFALALLFTFGFALNSVQSHSIAEALEASFGWERTWIGIALVLMTAPIIYGGVRRVARFAQWIVPVLAIAYLGLAVYICIVNIDQIPGMISMILRHAFGLEPAVGGIAGYAVSQAVLMGVKRGLFSNEAGMGSAPNAAAVATTRHPVQQGLMQMLGVFFDTIVVCSATAFMILLSGEFIPGAAPEGAVLTQRSLAAHVGNWAVVFTGITVFFLAYSSVLGNYAYAEVNMDYLTQRPWLLNIFRALVLLAVMLGSVASLPLVWSFADVGTALMAFINLFAIGMLMKYVLIAWRDYQAQRKAGIVEPVFTRDVLPPEMRERLSKDVWCAERGDGR